A region of the Sarcophilus harrisii chromosome 3, mSarHar1.11, whole genome shotgun sequence genome:
TGGTGTTCAAAGCTCCCATCTTGCAGCAGAGCACGGCTTTGGGTTGGTTATATATATCTCTGCTTGCAGCTCTTGGGCAAGTTCCACAAACCCCTACTTGGGGGTCTGGTTGGGACTCGAGCAGGGGGACAAGTCAGGCTTCCCACAGAAGATCCCATTTCAGGCCCTCATGGGAAAGGAGAAGCAAGAACTAGCCCCAGGCCACCCAGGGCCTGGAGTCTTTCTCCAAtgccctttacagatgaggaaactgatatccGGCAAGATGTTATTGGATAGCTCCAGCCTAGGCTTCTCAGCTCTGCCCCACACTGCCTCTACATACTTTTTGAATTTGCTCCAATGCCCAGTTCTGATGGCCTTGTTTCTTTAGGAAAATCTTTAATGACTCCTCCTTGCCTGCTGAGTAAAAAATCCTGGCTCAACCCCCAAGGTCTGTAATCTAGCCATGACCGACCTTCTAGCCTTAGCCCTCTGGGCACCCTACTGTTCACTCGCCCTGATTCTGCCTTTGCCAAAGCTCCACAACGAATGAGAATGTACCAGCATGCCTGCTTTGCGGGTGccatctcctccatgaagccttcacTTAGCTGGGGGCAACAACACAGCACTTCCCCCCCAAGGGAAAAGACTTCTTCCCATTTCCAAAGACAGGACCTGGCATCCAGCAGAGGCAAGATGAGcacaagtgcctggcacatagtaggcacttaatgtttattggcTAATTGACAAACAGATTGATCAGTGAGAGGGAGGATAAGGGTTAACTGTTAGGGATGGACCATGGACTGATCTCACAAATTAATGAAGACAAATCCCCCCAAGACCTTAAATTTTTCAATCACTTCTCCTTCTCTAAATCCTTAGGAAATGAGTATTTGTGTTAACAGAAGCTAAGTCCTGTATCCATATGAAGGGCAGGTGGCTAGGGAGAAGCCCTTTTTGCATGGGACTCCTTGCATTTCTTCAGCCTTGACTTTCCCAAGGAGATAATTCCTCTTTTCATCATAAAGGTCCATAAAGGTGGGTGGATaaaggaagacctggattcaaattttgactGACCCTTGATGAATGCCATAGCAAATCATATCTCTTAGTAATTCAGATTAGAAAAGTGAGGTGCAAGAGTATAACTCAGAAATGTTTGGAAGTGGATATTGGGGAAAgaattccttccctccctgcaaCTATCTGATTCAGATTTCCTACTGTTCATATCCACAACTGTCAGTAAAAGTCTCCCCCCAGTTgtctcaacatgtccaaaatggagcTTGTTCTCTTATCCCATCAACCTGCGGCTCCCTCTCctactttcccttcttcctaactGTTGAGGGCCACACTTTTCTTCCAGTCACCCAGATTCACGGCAGAAGTCATCCTTTCTActgtctctccccttttccagtccctccttttctctttctaccttcttcctgtctctcctcagtgtctctttttctctatctcagtGTCTGTCTCTTCCTGTCCAGTCCATTATCCCATACGTGGACAGTTGCTAAGTCTCTTTAATTCTCTCTCCATAGTGCATCTATTTCACATCCAAGCCCATCTCTGCACTCAGTTCAGGCCGTCCCTACCTTCCTGGATTTAGTTACTCCCTCTTCCTCTGTTCTCTCTCCAATCCAGTGTTTACACAACTACCACACTGAGGTAACTCAAAAGCACTGATCCCTCAATAAATTCCAGTCTACTTTTCCAGACATTTCCCATTACCATTTCTCACACACTCTTCCACCTCCCCAACCTCCCCACGGTGCCTGCTTATGGCTCAAGTGACTCCATGCTCAAAAGACTCCTGGCCTCACAGGAGAATAAAGGAGTCTCAGCTCAGATCTGGCCTCTGAGAGAAGGCCTTTTTCTTGCTGGTGAGGCTATTCTCTTCCCCAAATTCTTTGTATATACCTTGTATTTACTTCCCTGTTATTTCCCCTGAATAGGGCTTTGGCTCTATTTCTGATGCCCAAAGGCACTTAATCCTTCTGAGCTCTGACTGAATTGAAAGTGTGGCTGTGCTTGGGACCGTTCTGAGAAACGAGTACTACTGAGGAACCATCAAAGCTTGCAGGGGCTCTTGGGTGGCCCAAGAGATCCGAGCACCGGACTTGGActccagaagacctgaattcgaCTCCAGCCTCAGTCACTCACTACCTgattgatcctgggcaagttacttaacctttttcTACCTGACTTCTCCTTTCTGAAAAAGgggtttctgtgtgtgtgtgtttaaacacccacttcccagggttgttttgaattGGCAAACTTAAAAACGCTATAAAAATGCGTGCTGCTGCTCTGACGGTCGGACTCAGTTGTCAGCATTATCCATGGGCAACCCTACGGTGTCGAACACCCCTAACCCATTATTTTCCCCAAAGCGGAACCGACTGGCCCTGTGGTTTCTGGGAAACCGCTGAGAGCTGACAATTGGgccactcccccctcccccggccgGGGGCGGGCTCTGGCCTCCTCCCTGCCCGCTGGGCACGCTGCCACCCTTGAAGCAGGGCCAGAGCCAGACCTGGAAAGGGAGAAGCAGGTTAGAAAGCCAAGGCCGGCTCTCAGAAGACCGACCCTGGGAGCCCAAAGAAGAGGCGTCCCCTTTAAATGCAAATCCgcgcgcgctctctctctctctctctctctctctctcacacacgcacacacactcacactcatcaCAGGGAGTGGGAGGCGGGGGAACCCAGGCCGGACGCGGCAGCGGCCCAGGCGGGGCCGGCAGCTTCTGCTGGGATCTGTCCAGGTCAGTCTTTGTCGCCGGGGCCAATTATGGGATTGTGGGGGATGGAGTACAGGGTCCCAATGTGCGCTTTGAGGGAGCCGGCCACCGGGCGCAGCGATCCGCTTGGGGATGCTGAGCACCCGTCCCTCAGCAGCCTCGAGGCCCCTGCCTAAGTGGGGCAGGATGTCCCCGGGCCGCGGGGGCGTTGGTGGGAGCCAGGCCCCAGCTAGGGGCTGCCCCCCACCCGGACAAATGCTAACAGACACGCCCGGAGGCTTGCACACAGACACAAGTGCTTCCCGCCGTGGATGGAGGCCAGACAGGGAAAGCTGCTGGAGAGGCAGGGGCTGCTGCCCGTTGAGGCACTATCTCCCAGCACCTAGCACGGTGCCAGCCGCACAGCAGGTGCCTAATGCTTCTTTAATGAGATCACTTTTCTAGAACACTTCAgtagttgggggagggggagaataaaAACATTGTCCACCACTGCCCAGTACCTTGGATGAGGATtcgacagatgaggaaactgaagttccgaaaatgatttgcccagaatcacactgcTCCTCATGTCTGGGACCCTCTGAATCCCCAACCTCTTGAGGGCAGTTGTAATGTTCTTTCCAATCAAAGTGGAACACACCGAATCCCCCAGCCCCAGGCCAAGCTTAGCACACATTCCCTGTCCCAACAGACACCAGCCTGAGGCCAAAGGGGCTGCTGGGACCCTGCTGGGAGTGCCGCCTTTGACCTGGGATGGGGAACTTTGCCCTGCCCCTCCACTCCTGCCTGTAGAGAACAGTAAGAGAGATTCCTTGAGAGGGGAGCAAAAGACACAGCCAAGATCCGTATCATGCCTGAATGCTCACACAAACATCTTTGAGAATGGGAGCCTGGGAACTGAGACGCAGGTCCTCCACCAAGAAAGGGATCCCCTTTAGAAGCCAGGAGGAGGGGCCTAGAACCAGGACCTTATTCTCTGTGGGGAAGCAGGCAGCCTTGGCACAAAAACTGCCTCAATCTCCCCTTGACTCCCCCAAGTAGGACAGCTAcccctcctctccccactccccccaTTTTGCTGGATGTGTGTGGAGAAGTCAGGGTACAACCTGAAATAGGCCCTGGGGAAGTTCCTCATCCAGAGCTTCACCCTGTCCCTCCCTCTGAGAGCTTCGAGGCTTGTAAGGGACCTTTTAAGGTACCTGAGGACAGGGGTTTAATTTCATTAGTGTGCAAGCTAAGACAAGCAGAAAGTGGGACAGAAGAAAAGCTGGTGGGGACATCTCTATAATCACTCCCCACAACATCAGTCTGCTCAAACCCTCTCCCTGCTCCCAGCTGCCAGAGGCCCAGGGTCTGCTTGCCATCTGGCCAGTTACTGCCTCAGTTGGACAAACACTAAGCCAGAGCTGACCAACAACCCTGGTCCTGAGGCAGAGTGTGAGGAAAATCTCATGTCTACAGCAATTTAAAGTCTGCAGAATTTTTTCAACACAATAGCCCTGTGTGATTATTTAACATATTGATATACCCATGATGAAATGAAGCTGCAGGGTGGGCCAGGGGTCAAGCTCCAGCTTCCTGGCACCAAGCCGGGGCCTTCTCCATTCTACTACCCCTGTCTGACAAGGACGAAGGGTGATGAGAAATCCGAGGAGGGGGGATTACTCTCAGCTGGGGAGAGAAGCCTTAGGAAATGCTTTTAGGAGGACACTTGTATCTGAGCTTTAAGAAGGGGCCTGTCTTCAACAGAGTGAAGATGGTGGGATGAGgaacaggaagggaaagggaactttGATTACACTCCCAGTGTGCCAGGTATTGTGGCAAGGGCTTTTCCAATATCATCAACCATACTTGGTAGAGACAGTTATAGATGAAGATACtggaaatgggaggggaaaggacaAGGCGGTGACCTAAAGGACAGTAGACCAGATTGTTTATGTGGAAAGGTACTTGAAGCCAGGTTATGGAACACCTtgaataaaatttcagaaattttatGCTTTGACCcattgtggaaatgttttgcattactaCACGTGCATAACCaatattgttgttgcttgtaTTCTCAATGGAGAGGGAATCTGGAATTCAGTTTTTAAGAACATGctaaaatttgggggaaaaaaattctataaagttaaaaaaaaaatgtatgctttaGTGAGTAGGAAAGTCCCTCTCGCTCTCTCTgctcctcagtttctccatgaaCACAGTACAATAAGGGTTGCAGTAGGCCCATCTAATTAAGATTTGATTTCAGAGACAGTGGGGACAAGAGGATAGCTCTAAGAAATGAACTCAGGATTCCTGGTCCCTTGAACAAATGGAATCTTAGGCCTCCCAGACCAGGTGGACATGTCAGAGAATCAGTAGTTGGGGGCCTCAGAAAACATCGACATCTGTACTTGAATGGGTTTCCAAATCATCTCTGCCAATGGGAATCTAGTCATCGAGGAGACCTCTAGGGATGAGGACTTGCCCCATCCTACTTTTGGACAGCTGGGGAGCTCTGGAAGTTTCTTCTTGTATACAGAGAAAATCTGCTTCTTGCTCCCCATTTGCGCTTTGGGGCCAAGCCAAAGTGTCTCACTCCTTTGTCCCCACTAGTCTTTCTCTTCCCAGGCTTCCTCCCCAAGGGCACTTTGATCCCTTTGGAACCAAGCCTGGCCACTCACAGACATGGAtgacaagaagaagaagagaagccCTAAGCCCTGTCTGTCACAGCCCGCGCCCTCCGCCGGGGCTCTGCGCAGGGTCCCAGTCCCTACCAGCCGAAGTGCCTCCTTCTCCTTGGGCCTCCCCCACCTACCGTCCCCAAAGCAGCGGACTAAATTTAAGCGGTAAGTCGGTCTGCTCCAGCGTGGACATCCAGGAGGGCCCCCCCTTTTCCTATGACACTAAGGGAAACCTTAGGGACAACTGTCCCCAGAATACAGACTGGAAGACTGAGGCCTAGAAAGGGCCAGTGACCTGGAGTCTGGTGGTGCTGCCTCCTAGGACTCAGGAGGGGGAAGGAGCTAGCCCTCCCACCCCCAGACATCTTGGAGCCGGAGGGCTGAGGGAAAAGCCTCCTGTGCCTGACCAGTGGCTCCTCCGACTGCCCAGGGTGACCAAGGAGAAGGGCCGCCCTGTGCTCGCAGGGGGAGGGGGTGCCCCAGCAGGCACCCCCTTGCAGCACTCCTTCCTGACAGAGGTGACTGGAGTCTATGAGATGGAGGGCGGCCTGCTCAACCTACTCAATGACTTCCATTCTGGCCGGCTCCAGGCCTTTGGTAGGTTTGTGGggtgggtggggaaggagggatgtTAGGGAGCTCCTTGGGTCTGAGCAATCGGGCTTAGAATGTGCCCCGGGTCCCGACAGACTCTTTGTATCTGCATGCGCAGAGCAGGCCATTAAGGCCGAGGCTTCCCCTCCGCTAGTGGGCCGGGCCAGGCCCGGGGAAGGGGGGCGGGGGGTGAGGGAGCTGGCCTGGACATGATGGGCACTGGGCTCCTGGGCCGGGCAGGGAAGGAGTGTTCCTTTGAGCAGCTGGAGCACGTCCGGGAGATGCAGGAGAAGCTAGCCCGGCTGCACTTCAGCCTGGACGTGtgtggagaggaggaggaggaggaggacgaggggGAAGCGGAAACGCTGCCTCAAGAGCAGAAGAAAACCGTGGCTGACCGGAACTTAGACCAACTGCTCAGCAACGTGAGGCGGGGATGGGGCCTCGGGGAGGTTGGGCGTGGGGACCTCTGGGGGTCGTCTGCGCCCCGGGGCTCGGCCCCCCTGACTCCTCTCTCCCTTTGCAGCTGGAGGACCTCAGCAACTCTATGTATCCTTCCTGAAGGGGAGGGCCGTTAAGACCCCGTGGGGTTGGCACTACAAGGGGCTCAGAGTGGTTCGAACCCGGCTCCCCTGCCCCACCTGCTCACGGACGCGgagccttcccttcccccaaacagCCTGCAACTAGGGCGTGTCCGGTGGGGGGCCGGGCTTCAGCAGTCCCAAGGAGGCGTGCCCAAAACCCTGAACCGGGAGGGACCCTCAGCCTCCCCCGCCCCCACCTCATACACCGCCTTAACTACCCGCGCCCAGACAGAAGCTGCACCTGGCGGAGAACGCAGAGCCCGAGGAGGCACCCACAGCCTAAGGGAAGGCTTCGGGGGCCTATCAGACTTGctctctgcctcggtttccccaggATAGCAGAGGGGAGCAGCTGGCGTCTCTCAGATCTTAGGGTCTGAGGAAGGAGCTCGGCCCCTTCAAGACCTTGACTCTGTGACCTGGCTGTGGGCCTTGGAGCTGTGACCCCCAGGCCTTCGGACCCCAAATACCCAGAGCTAGGACCCTGGCTTGGGACTTGAAGCCTCCTGATCTCACATGACCCTGACTTCTGACCCAGGTTGTCCACCAGGTCCGATGACCTCACCAAGCTCTGAACGGGCTGTGCCCTCAGGCCCTCCGATTTCACATGACCCTGGCCTCTGACCCCGGCTGTGATATAGCCTAGGtcgcctcccccctcccccccagttccGGCCGGGCCTCTAGCAGCTGAATTAAACTTGATGGACCGAAGCCCACTGGATGTCAGTGTCTTCATTGGCTCCTCCCATCCGCGTGTTGCTCATCGGCCAATCCTCCGCCTGAGATCCCACGCGCCCCTTTAGGTGAGGAAGATCCGCCGTAGCCCCTCGAGAGAGCTGGCGTTGACTCCGAGGTGAGGGCAGGGCGTTCTCGTCTACTTGGGGCCGGCAGTGACGCCTTTTCATAAAGACGGAAGGGTGGGCACGTTTCCCAGTAGCACTGCGGCTCGGGCGTTTCCGCCTCCATGGAAACGCGGGCGTGGTCGTGACGACAATTGGAAGCGCCAGGAAAGGAAGGGACTGTTGAGGCGGTAGCTGGGTCATGGAGCTCCCCGAGTTGGTTCGGCGCGTGACGAAGCTACAGG
Encoded here:
- the CCDC28B gene encoding coiled-coil domain-containing protein 28B, which codes for MDDKKKKRSPKPCLSQPAPSAGALRRVPVPTSRSASFSLGLPHLPSPKQRTKFKRVTKEKGRPVLAGGGGAPAGTPLQHSFLTEVTGVYEMEGGLLNLLNDFHSGRLQAFGKECSFEQLEHVREMQEKLARLHFSLDVCGEEEEEEDEGEAETLPQEQKKTVADRNLDQLLSNLEDLSNSIQKLHLAENAEPEEAPTA